A stretch of the Medicago truncatula cultivar Jemalong A17 chromosome 5, MtrunA17r5.0-ANR, whole genome shotgun sequence genome encodes the following:
- the LOC11433182 gene encoding receptor-like cytoplasmic kinase 176, producing the protein MGCCLSARIKAESPPRNGSSSKDRSRETGLSGRSSGKVSTAPTAPPTPRTEGEILKSSNMKSFTFSELKTATRNFRPDSVVGEGGFGAVFKGWIDENTLVPVRPGTGVVIAVKRLNQEGLQGHSEWLTEINYLGQLHHPNLVKLIGYCFEDEHRLLVYEFLTKGSLDNHLFRRASYFQPLSWSIRMKVALDAAKGLAYLHSDEAKVIYRDFKTSNILLDTNYNAKLSDFGLAKDGPAGDNSHVSTRVMGTYGYAAPEYMATGHLTKKSDVYSFGVVLLEIMSGKRALDNNRPSGEHNLIEWAKPYLNSKRRVFQVMDARIEGQYTVRQAMKVADLAVRCLSVEPRFRPKMDEIVRVLEELQSSSVDTAGGVGSSRDQNIKRSVHDIKRSVHVSRNSNGPRQHRSNRPSVTINNELLVM; encoded by the exons ATGGGTTGTTGCCTCAGTGCTAGAATCAAAGCTGAAAGCCCTCCACGTAATG GCTCGAGTTCGAAGGACAGAAGCAGAGAAACTGGCTTGAGTGGTCGAAGCAGTGGCAAGGTCTCCACTGCACCTACTGCACCTCCAACTCCTCGAACTGAGGGCGAGATCTTGAAGTCTTCCAATATGAAGAGCTTCACTTTTAGTGAGCTAAAAACTGCTACAAGAAACTTTCGTCCCGACAGTGTGGTTGGCGAAGGTGGATTCGGAGCTGTATTTAAGGGGTGGATCGATGAGAACACACTAGTACCGGTTAGACCAGGGACTGGAGTTGTCATTGCTGTCAAGAGGCTTAACCAAGAAGGTTTACAAGGACACAGTGAGTGGTTG ACAGAAATCAATTACCTGGGACAGCTGCATCATCCTAATCTTGTGAAACTGATCGGTTACTGCTTCGAAGATGAACATCGgcttttggtttatgagttttTGACCAAAGGCAGTCtggataatcacttattcaggA GAGCTTCTTATTTTCAACCACTTTCTTGGAGCATCCGAATGAAGGTTGCTCTTGATGCTGCTAAGGGTCTTGCATATCTTCACAGCGATGAAGCAAAAGTGATATATCGTGACTTTAAAACTTCAAATATATTGCTCGACACA AATTATAATGCAAAACTTTCCGATTTTGGATTGGCTAAGGATGGACCGGCAGGTGATAATAGTCATGTCTCTACAAGGGTTATGGGCACATACGGCTATGCTGCTCCTGAATATATGGCCACAG GTCATTTGACCAAAAAGAGTGATGTATACAGTTTCGGCGTTGTGCTCCTTGAAATTATGTCTGGAAAACGCGCACTCGACAACAACAGGCCATCTGGGGAACACAATTTAATTGAATGGGCCAAACCATACCTCAACAGCAAACGTCGGGTTTTCCAAGTTATGGATGCTCGCATTGAAGGCCAATACACAGTGCGTCAAGCAATGAAAGTAGCTGACCTTGCAGTCCGATGCCTGTCCGTTGAACCAAGATTCAGACCGAAAATGGACGAGATTGTAAGAGTATTGGAGGAACTTCAGAGTTCTTCAGTTGACACGGCCGGAGGAGTCGGAAGTTCTCGAGATCAAAACATTAAAAGGAGTGTTCATGACATTAAAAGGAGTGTTCATGTCTCAAGGAACAGTAACGGTCCTAGACAACATAGAAGTAATAGGCCAAGTGTAACAATAAACAATGAATTATTAGTTATGTAG
- the LOC11427515 gene encoding probable dual-specificity RNA methyltransferase RlmN, protein MMSLLHHYSMPLARVVRPSPRTRAAISFATSSSPRTTIPQSQVLLGLSETELQKLALDFGQQGFRGKQLYHLIYKRKVKDIQEFTQVPQAFRNELEEAGWKVGRSPIFNTVVATDGTVKLLLKLEDNRLIETVGIPVEDEKGSVRLTACVSSQVGCPLKCSFCATGKGGFSRNLRSHEIVEQVLAIEEVFKRRVTNVVFMGMGEPMLNLKAVLEAHRCLNKDIQIGQRMMTISTVGVPNTIKKLATHKLQSTLAVSLHAPNQKLRETIVPSAKSYPLDALMKDCKEYFHETSRRVSFEYALLAGINDSVDNAVELAKLLHEYGSGYHVNLIPFNPIEGSEFRRPYRKAVQAFVNALESSKITTSVRQTRGLDANAACGQLRNNFQKTPLVTESDNNLESQLPNMDLAVTG, encoded by the exons ATGATGTCTCTGCTTCACCACTATTCCATGCCCCTCGCACGTGTGGTGCGTCCTTCACCTCGCACACGTGCCGCCATTTCCTTCGcaacttcttcttctcctcGCACCACAATTCCTCAGTCTCAGGTTCTCCTTGGCTTATCCGAAACTGAACTCCAAAAACTTGCTCTTGACTTTGGTCAG CAAGGTTTTAGGGGGAAGCAACTTTATCATCTTATATATAAGAGAAAGGTCAAAGATATTCAAGAGTTTACTCAAG TGCCTCAGGCATTTAGGAATGAGCTTGAGGAAGCTGGATGGAAGGTGGGACGGTCTCCAATTTTCAACACTGTTGTTGCAACGGATGGAACTGTGAAG TTGTTATTAAAGTTGGAAGACAACAGATTGATTGAAACTGTTGGTATTCCTGTTGAAGATGAGAAGGGTTCAGTTCGCCTGACAGCATGTGTCTCATCACAG GTAGGTTGCCCTCTGAAATGCTCTTTTTGTGCCACTGGAAAAGGCGGCTTTTCTAGGAATCTTCGGAGCCATGAAATTGTTGAGCAG GTCTTGGCCATTGAGGAGGTGTTCAAACGCAGGGTGACTAATGTAGTCTTTATGGGAATGGGTGAACCAATGTTAAACCTGAAGGCAGTACTTGAGGCACACCGTTGCTTGAATAAG GATATACAAATTGGGCAAAGAATGATGACTATCTCCACCGTGGGGGTTCCAAATACAATAAAGAAGTTAGCTACTCATAAACTTCAATCCACTTTAGCTGTGAG CCTACATGCTCCTAACCAGAAACTAAGGGAGACAATTGTTCCAAGTGCAAAGTCTTACCCATTGGATGCACTTATGAAAGACTGCAAGGAATACTTCCACGAAACAAGTAGACGGGTTTCCTTTGAATATGCACTTTTAG CCGGAATCAACGACTCAGTAGACAATGCAGTAGAACTCGCTAAACTACTACATGAATATGGCAGTGGTTATCATGTCAACCTTATACCTTTTAATCCAATAGAAGGCTCTGAGTTTCGCCGTCCTTACAGAAAAGCA GTGCAAGCATTTGTTAATGCTTTGGAGTCATCTAAAATAACCACTAGTGTACGCCAAACCAGAGGACTGGACGCAAATGCAGCTTGTGGTCAGCTACGGAACAATTTCCAGAAAACTCCTTTGGTCACAGAATCTGACAACAATCTGGAATCCCAGCTTCCAAATATGGACCTTGCAGTTACAGGTTGA
- the LOC11433183 gene encoding serine/arginine-rich SC35-like splicing factor SCL30: MRRNSPGYYSPPRRGYGGRGGGGGGGGRRGYGGGGGGGGRRRESNNGSLLVRNIPLDCRPEELRAPFERFGPVRDVYIPKDYYSGQPRGFAFVQFVDAYEASEAQYHMDRQIFAGREISVVVAAETRKRPEEMRHRTSRSRGPGGSYGGQRSSYHGRSRSRSISRSRSPPYHSGSRNRYRSRSRSFSPAPRRQGDYSVSPRRHAERPRSPRSPPRSPPVERDADHKRRSYSPLGYGNDVDQNQSNGYAEKSVYKSEADRGPWKSSRSPPGSRSRSRSVDLSPRRGR; encoded by the exons ATGCGGAGGAACAGTCCAGGTTACTACAGTCCTCCACGGAGAGGATACGGCGGTAGGGGTGGcggtggaggtggtggtggtaggAGGGgatatggtggtggtggtggaggtggtggtAGACGTAGAGAAAGCAACAATGGAAGTCTTTTGGTGAGGAACATTCCTTTGGATTGTAGACCTGAGGAGCTGAGAGCGCCGTTCGAGCGATTTGGACCGGTTCGCGATGTTTACATACCGAAGGATTATTACTCTGG ACAACCTCGAGGCTTTGCATTCGTGCAGTTTGTGGATGCATATGAGGCCTCTGAGGCGCAGTACCATATGGACAGACAAATTTTTGCTGGAAGGGAAATATCTGTTGTTGTGGCTGCAGAGACAAGAAAAAGGCCAGAGGAGATGCGTCATAGGACTAGTAGGTCCAG AGGACCAGGAGGGAGCTATGGAGGGCAAAGGTCTTCCTACCACG GGCGTTCTCGATCTCGCTCAATTTCCAGATCAAGATCACCTCCTTATCACTCTGGTTCTAGAAACCGCTATCGCTCAAG GTCCAGGTCCTTCTCTCCTGCCCCAAGAAGGCAAGGTGACTACTCTGTTTCTCCTAGAAGGCATGCAGAACGCCCTAGATCACCTAGAAGTCCTCCTAGAAGTCCTCCTGTGGAGCGAGATGCAGATCATAAACGCAGGTCGTATTCTCCTCTAGGTTATGGCAATGATGTTGATCAGAATCAAAGCAATGGATATGCTGA GAAATCTGTGTACAAATCTGAGGCGGATAGAGGCCCGTGGAAGTCATCAAGATCACCCCCAGGATCTAGATCTAGATCAAGATCTGTTGATTTGTCACCTAGACGTGGCAGATGA
- the LOC11427516 gene encoding 16 kDa phloem protein 1, whose amino-acid sequence MTIGFMEVLLVKAKGLQETDIFARMDPYVLLQYKRQEHKSSVVHEGGSSPVWNEKFVFRVEYPGSGDQYKLNLKIMDKDVFSSDDFVGQAVIYVKDLLAEGAENGSAELRPRKYSVVRADNSYCGELEVGITYTRKENEYTDDDIGGWRDSEY is encoded by the exons ATGACAATTGGGTTCATGGAAGTGCTTTTGGTGAAAGCAAAGGGTCTTCAAGAGACTGATATCTTTG cTCGCATGGATCCATATGTTCTGTTACAATACAAAAGGCAAGAGCACAAGAGCAGTGTTGTTCATG AGGGGGGTAGCAGTCCTGTATGGAATGAGAAATTCGTATTCAGAGTGGAATACCCTGGATCAGGAGACCAATACAAGCTCAATCTTAAAATCATGGACAAGGATGTTTTTTCTTCCGATGATTTTGTTGGTCAGGCCGT AATCTATGTAAAGGATCTATTGGCGGAAGGAGCAGAGAATGGATCAGCTGAGCTTCGTCCTCGCAAGTATAGTGTGGTTCGAGCCGACAATTCTTATTGCGGTGAACTCGAAGTTGGTATAACTTACACTCGAAAG GAAAATGAATATACTGACGATGACATTGGAGGATGGAGGGATAGTGAATATTAG
- the LOC11438424 gene encoding elicitor-responsive protein 1, which translates to MAIGIMEVHLVKAKGLNSTCFFGGMEDPYVLIQYQGQEHRSRVAKGRGRNHVWDEIFMFKVENNIGSNDKNKVILKIMDKDSFSADDFIGQATIYCKDLLAQGVQNGVAKLPPLKYRVVRADQSYRGEIDVSITFTPKVEEELIEEDIGGWKESSYYIS; encoded by the exons ATGGCAATTGGGATAATGGAAGTACATCTTGTGAAAGCTAAAGGACTCAACAGCACTTGTTTCTTTG GTGGAATGGAAGATCCATATGTTTTGATACAATACCAAGGTCAAGAGCATAGGAGCCGTGTGGCTAAAGGTAGAGGAAGAAATCATGTATGGGATGAGATATTTATGTTCAAAGTAGAAAACAATATTGGatcaaatgataaaaacaaagtCATTCTCAAAATAATGGACAAAGATAGCTTTTCTGCTGATGATTTCATTGGACAAGCCAC AATATATTGTAAAGATTTATTGGCTCAAGGTGTCCAAAATGGAGTTGCTAAGCTACCACCTCTCAAGTATAGAGTTGTTCGTGCAGACCAATCTTATCGTGGAGAAATTGATGTTTCTATTACTTTTACTCCAAag GTGGAAGAGGAATTAATTGAAGAAGACATAGGAGGATGGAAAGAAAGTAGTTACTATATATCTTAA
- the LOC11430241 gene encoding uncharacterized protein, translating into MKFEDYLMEKSQEPQKRQELENEVVQLQARLKDEESLNRVLLCASLHGPVCSLQHIPSVFPPQVHELLEELALVEEEITLLERKVKELKDKLYQERNDDADWKVRHRRQPKLCNQFQGSFSQNYEVFTKGRKSKDRRASLSSAMDIHSLFSTPRRSKEYEVPRTKTGKISRQNSVENPNELSEELLKCLIGIFLELNQASLDIKESETSVSRLTLSCMQSKSFISMTNSSNYKTHSYLSNGNASCLDPYGISADLDCKARDVGPYKNFIQISSSSLETEFFSQCLPAFRKLRVLRHKLCDVDLSFLSYKQKLAFWINIYNACIMNAFLDHGLPSTQDKLLSLMNKAAMNVGGIVLNALAIEHFILRHPRDSKHGPVDEKEVLLRHAYGVGYPEPNVTFALCRGTWSSPALRVYTSEEVVNQLGRAKVEYLEASVGITNKRKIIVPKLLQWHMHDFADEMESLVEWIYSQLPRTGSLKRAMMECVIRETKHPMSKMVEIQPYESEFRYILPIEF; encoded by the exons ATGAAATTCGAAGACTATCTCatggagaaaagccaagagccACAAAAGAGACAAGAACTTGAAAATGAG GTTGTTCAATTGCAAGCACGGTTGAAGGATGAAGAGTCACTCAATAGGGTCTTACTTTGTGCATCACTGCATGGACCTGTTTGCTCTCTTCAACACATTCCTTCGGTGTTTCCACCTCAG GTTCATGAGCTTCTTGAAGAATTGGCATTAGTAGAGGAAGAGATCACTTTGCTTGAAAGAAAAGTTAAGGAACTAAAAGATAAATTGTACCAAGAAAGAAATGACGACGCGGATTGGAAAGTACGCCATAGAAGACAGCCTAAATTATGTAACCAGTTCCAAGGATCATTTTCACAAAATTATGAAGTGTTCACCAAAGGAAGAAAGTCAAAAGATAGGAGGGCATCTTTAAGTTCAGCAATGGATATCCATAGCCTGTTTTCCACCCCAAGAAGATCAAAAG AATATGAAGTGCCAAGAACGAAAACAGGAAAAATCTCAAGACAAAATTCCGTTGAGAACCCAAATGAATTGTCGGAGGAACTTCTTAAATGTCTAATAGGAATTTTCCTAGAATTGAACCAAGCATCATTGGATATCAAAGAATCAGAAACTAGTGTCTCAAGACTCACTCTTTCATGCATGCAGTCGAAAAGCTTCATCTCAATGACTAATTCATCAAACTACAAAACACATTCATATCTTTCAAATGGCAATGCCTCTTGTCTTGACCCATATGGCATATCAGCAGATTTGGATTGCAAAGCAAGAGATGTAGGACCTTATAAGAATTTCATCCAAATTAGTAGCAGCTCATTAGAAACTGAATTCTTTTCACAATGCCTGCCAGCATTCAGAAAATTAAG GGTCTTGAGGCATAAGCTATGTGATGTTGATTTAAGTTTCTTGAGCTACAAGCAAAAGTTGGCATTCTGGATCAACATATACAATGCCTGCATAATGAAT GCATTTCTGGATCATGGCCTTCCAAGTACACAAGATAAATTGTTGTCTCTTATGAATAAG GCTGCAATGAATGTTGGCGGGATCGTACTGAATGCCCTGGCTATTGAACACTTTATTCTTCGCCATCCACGTGACTCAAAACAT GGTCCGGTGGACGAGAAGGAAGTCTTGTTGAGGCATGCTTATGGTGTGGGGTATCCAGAACCTAATGTCACGTTTGCTCTCTGTCGAGGCACTTGGTCCTCACCAGCG TTAAGGGTGTATACTTCAGAAGAAGTTGTGAACCAATTAGGGAGGGCCAAAGTTGAGTACTTGGAAGCTTCAGTTGGTATAACAAACAAGAGAAAGATAATTGTGCCTAAACTTTTGCAATGGCATATGCATGATTTTGCTGATGAGATGGAATCGCTAGTGGAATGGATATATAGCCAATTGCCACGCACAGGATCATTGAAGAGAGCTATGATGGAATGTGTAATAAGGGAAACAAAACATCCCATGTCTAAAATGGTGGAAATCCAGCCATATGAATCTGAATTCCGCTACATCCTACCTATTGAATTTTAA